The window AGGGGTGTCTCAGGCGGCGCGGCGACGGCGCAGCTCGAACGCCCCAGCCCAGTGAGGGTGGTCGTCGATCAAGCGACGGGCGTAGAGGGCGGTGTAGTTGTTGTTCAGCCCGGCGACGCCGTAAGGGAGTTGGCCGCGCAGGTCTTCGAAGAGGTCCCTGAGGCTGACCCGTGTGGCGCCGGCGGCCAGGCGGCGGGCGGCCATGCGCTCCAGAGCGCGGTAGACGTGGGGGTTGTGGGCGTCGAAGGCGTGGAACTGTTCGGTGATGGTGCGACCGCTCGCGCGGTTCGTCTCGAGGACGGCGATGGGCATGAGGTTCTCCACAGGCTGGGGATGCAGCAGGGTCAGGTGCGCAGGGCGGGATCGGTGCGCAGGCGGGCGAAGGCGCAGAACAGGCCAAGGGCCTGCAGGGCGGCGCACACGGTGATGACGTGGCCCAGGGCGTCGGGCGGAGTGAGCGCGGTGAGCACGCCGGCGACGGGGAAGGGCAGCAGGAGGATGAGGATGGTCGCCGACAGGGTGCTGCCGAACTTCTCCGGGGGGATCAGGCGGGAGCGCAGGGTGCGCAGGACGACCGTCATGCCGCCTTCGCCCGCCATGAGGACCGCGACCAGGACCAGGTAGGACCGGTAGTCGGGGGCCTGGGCGGCGGCGAGACAGGCGAGCGAGGCGAGGGCGGCGCCGGCGGCGCCGACCGGCCACAGGCCCAGGCGGTCGATTGCGAACCGGCAGATGGTGACGGCCAAGAGGGTGGCCGCCGCGGCGGCGGACCAGACCAGGCCGACGGCGGTGGTGGACTGCCCGAAGTGCTGGACGACGATCACGGGACCGGCGGCTTGGAGAAGGCCGGTGGCCAGGTTGGACAGGGTCAGCCCGGTCACGAGCCAGCCGAGCGCGGGAATCGAGCGGATGGTGCGCCACCCGGTGAGAAGTCCCGCGCCGGGCTGCCCCTTCGGCGCGCGGGCCGGGGCGACGGGCGAGGGCGATGTGCGCAGGGCGAGCAGCGCGGCCAGAAGCGAGAGCACGGTGATCACCGCGAGCATCGGCGATGGCCCGGCGAGCAGGAGTACTCCTGCGAGCGCCGGGCCGGCCAGGGTCGCGGTCTGGTCGATGCCGAGCAGGACAGTCTGGACGCGGTGGGCCCGCGCCCCCGCTCGGCGCCCGGCGGCGGCGCCCGCGGTCTCGGCGGCGATGTAACTGAACTCGGTGAGCACGCCGGTCGTCGCCGCGAGCACCATGACGGTCACACAAGCTGCGGTGCCGGACGGGTGCAGGTGGAGCAGGACCGCGCCGGCGGCGAGGGCCAGCGCGCGTCCCAGGGAGGCGAGGTGGAAGACGACGGCCGCCCCGCGCCGGTCGACCATCGATCCGGCCCACCCGAACGCCGCCAGACGCGGGATCCACTCCAGGGCGAAAGCGGCGCCCGTCAGCGCGGCGGAGCGCGTGGTTGCCAGGACCAGCAGCGGGATGCCGTAGGTGGACATCGCGAACGCGAGGGCGTCCGCAGTGCGCGGCAGGTAGATGCTGCGCATTAGCCCGGCGGTGTGGCGTGCATGCCGGGGTGTGACCGCTGCGCTCACGCGACCGGCTCGGGCTCGGACACCCGGGTGACCTGGGCGTTGCCGGCCAGCCACTGGATCAGGAGAGCGCGGGGGCGGGCAAGGTCCGCCTCGGCCTCGCCGCTGGGCAGGCGCGCGGCGGACGGCCGCGAGAGGCCGTCGGTGTTCTTGGTCATAAGCGAGGGCGCCAGGAGGTCGAGGACGTGGCGGATGCGACTGCTGAACTCGCAGACCGGGGCGGGGTAGGCGTGGCGTCGGGCCCAGCGTGCAGCCGCGTCGTACAGGTCGGCCAACTCCGAGCCCGACTCGGTGAGTTCCAGACCGGAGCCGGGCACGGTCCGGACGAGACCGTGGGCGCGGGCTGCTTCGGCAGCGCGGCGCAGCTGGTGCGAGGAAAGGTCGGGGAGGGTACCGGCCAGCCGTCGCGGCGGTATCGCCCCGTTGTCGTCGATCTCGGTGACCAAGCGGATCAAGGAGCGCGAGGCCAGCAGCTCGACAGCGTGGCGTACTTCGACAGAGGTGAAGAGGGTGGTCATCGGCGCGGACCTCCCGCCGGGATGGCCGCCTTCGGACGGGCGGTCGTGGCGTGCGAGAAGAGATCGCGGTTGTGCCACGCCGTAGAGGACTCACCCGTCCGGGTCTGCGGGAGGGCTGCGGGGGCCGGCCGGAACGGGCTGCTGACCCACGGCCTCGGCGCGGGCCTCACCTGCGGGTGCCCCCAGACCGGGTGCTGGGCTGCCTGGTTGAGGGGCTGTCCGGCGGACCACGCGGACAGGGCGCCGAGAACGGGGCTCAGGCCGTCGCCCGCCGCGGACAGCCGGTAGGGCCGGCCGATGCCCTCAGTGTCGACCAGGCCGTCGGCGACGAGCTGCCGCAGCGGCGGGTACACGTTGGTCCAGTCGCTGCTGGGCATCACGATCCGTGCCAGGGCCCTCCCGCTGACCTCCTGGCGGGATTTGAGCACCCACAGGGTGGCGGCGGCGTGGCGCCGGGTGAGCAGGGTGAGGCTGTCCTCGATCTGCTCGATCGCGGGCAGCGGGCGGTCCGGCTTCTCCAGATGCTCCTCGGCCCAGGTGACGATCATCGGCAGGACCGGCAGCAGGGCGACACCACGCTCGGTGTGCCCGTAGGTCACATGGCGTGCGGTGTGTTCGGTGCGCTCGACAAGGCCCGCGTCGCACAGCGCCTTGAGCTTGGGGTGGAGCTGGCCGTTCTGCAGCCAGGACACCTTGGCCGCCAGCTCGCTGTAACGCAGCGGCGGTCCGGAGAGAGCCAGCAGGATCCTCACGTTCCAGCGCGGGGTGATCATGGCGAGGGCCTCGGTGACCCGGGCGATGTCGGCGTCGGTGTCGGGAGGCAGAGCAGTGATGGCCAAGGGAGGAACTCCTGGGTGAGTAAGGGAAATCGCCTGCGGATCAGCGGCTGGGTGCCGTGCTCTGGGCCGAAAGGGGCGGAGCCGGAACGGGCGGCGAGGGTGTCGGCGGGGACGGCGCTGGGGCCGGGACGCGGGCCAGGCTCTGCAGAACGGCGGCGACCGACTTGGCCTGGACGTCGCGGACGGCGACTGCCTCAGCGAGCCGGCGGGAGCCGTCGAGGAGATGGGAGACCTCGTGCCGGCCGATCTGCCGCTCGGGGTGGATGAGCCGGGCGAGGTGGTCGCGGTGGAAGTCGATGCTGCGCTCGGCGAGGGCGAGGGCGTCGTGCATGCCGAGCAGGGCGGAGAGCATGCCGGGCGGCTGGTCCTGGGCGTGGGCTTCGAGGTCGTCGAGCGGTGCGCCGTACAGGTCCTCGATCCGTCCGGCTATCTCGGTGGACGTGAGGTGGGGCAAGCGGGGGCTTTCACGGTCGGCGGGCCCGGGCCGCCCCGGCACGCTGGGGTGCCGGGGCGGCGGACGGGGGCAGGGTTGCGGTGGCCCTGAGTTGTGCCGTGCGGACGGGGCGGCCCGGCTGGTCGGGCGGAGGCATGGTGGCCAGGAGTTCGCCGAGGGCAGCGCGGTAGCCGTCGCGGGCGTCGAGCGCCGCTTCCAGCCACTGCGCGTCGAAGCGGAGCTTGTCCGCCGACAGCTCGCCCATGTCGCGGTCCGGATCCATGTCCGCGTGCACGCGGTCGCGGACGCGGGCGACCTGTTCCTCGGTCAGAGCCAGGAAGGAGCGCAGTTCCAGGGCACGGGCGAGGGCGGGCGAGGCATCGTGGCCGACGGCCGCCTCGTACAGCTCCGGGACCTGGTTCCCGAAGACCTTCTGCAGGTCGCCGTCCATGGTGCTGGTCTTGACCCGGCTCAACGGACGGGCCTTCCCGCCCGCCATGCCGACGTCGGCGCAGGTGTCCCCGGGGGTCGTTGGGAAGCGCTGGTCTGCACCGCCGGCCCGGTTCGGGGGCGAAGGCGGGCGAGTCGTTCGGCGGCGAGGTCCTTCTTGCCCGGAGCGTCCGGGTCCAGGAGCCATCGCACAACCATGGCCCGGCCGTCGCGTGCGGTGACGGCGGCGTTGACGCGGTGGGCGAGTCCCATCGTCGGGTCGTCGACCTCGCTGGGCTGGGTTTCCAGCGCGGCGAGGAGGTCGTCCTCCGCGCGGTCGAGCACGGACTGGGCCTGGACGAGAAGGCCGTGCCACTTGACGACGTCGGTGGCGTCAGGGTTCGCGGTCGGCGCGGCTGCGACCGCCGCCTTCAACTGGTCCATGCCCATGTCGAAGCGCGCTTCGATCCGTTCGGTGAGCACGCCCACGACATCCTCAGCGTCATCGGATATGCCGTCGGACAAAGGGAAAACTCCTGTTCTGGAAAGGCCGATGCCTGGGGGGATGTGCGAGGGGCGGCCGTACCCGGCAGCTCAGCCGCTTACGGGCAGGTGCTGAATTCCTGTCAGTCCAGGCACATACGGACGTCGCGGTAGACGTACGTGCCGGACACCCAGCCCTTGACGCCGGTCGTCTTGTCCTTGATGTAGACCCAGTTGCCGCTCTTTTTGGACACGCTGAACTTGTGGCTCTTGTAGAGCACGCCGACCGCGGTGGACTTCGAGCTGGCCTTGGACCGGATGGTCACGGCCTTGGCGTGCACCGTGTACGGCAGCGGCGGCAGGTCGTAGCAGCCGCTCGCGGGGGCCGCAGTTACGGCGGCGGGTACCGCGCTGGCGGTGGTGGCGGAGAGCACCGGCAGGGCGAGCGTGCCGAGCATCGCCGCGGATATGGCAATTCGGGTGGAGCGCATGCGGAAGGAACCTCCGTGAAGGCATTGGGATTGTGTGGAATGGCGCCGCGGGAGTTGTTCCGGCGGCTGTATAAGAGTCCGGAGAATCGCCGGTTTGGCTAACCGGCGATCGTCGGCTATGTTTCGCTGCCCGCGTCGGCTTTGGCGCTCAGCGCGAGCGGCCGGGCGGGCGCGGAGCAGGGGCCTTCGCCACACCGGCCGGGCGGCTGGCTGCGGCTGCCGGGCGGATCGGCGGGAGAGGACCGGCCTCGCCGGTGAGCCGGTCATCGCACCACTGCAGGGCCTCGCCCACCGTGTCGAAGCCGCCCTCGCGCAGGGTGTGCGTCCAGGCGTCGGTGTCGACCTCCTCGACCACGACGCGGAACGGGCTGGGGGCTCGCTCGTCCAGGGCGCGCAGTGCCACGACGGTGACCATGTCGTCCGGGTCGTCGGCGGTGTAGGAGTAGCCCATGGCGTAGTGGTCGCCGTCGTCCGCGAGGCGCCGCTCCAGCGCACGCGTGGCCTCGTCCGCCGGCGGTGGCCCCAGCTCGAGGTCGAGACCGACGGCATCGTGCGGGCAGCCGCGGTGGATGAGCCAGGACTGCGCCATCGCGGGCAGCGGCAGCAGGGCCTGCTCGAAGTCGAAGGTGTCCTTCTCCCGGTCCCGCTTCAGATGAACGGCGACGTACTGCGGCATGCCCGGGTGCCCGTAGGTGGCGGTGCGGTCGAAGAGGACGTAGTAGCTGTGTGCGCCGTTGGGGGTGTGATGTTCGGCGAGGGGGACGAGCATGTCCTCGCGGACGGCGACCTGGCGGTAGAAGTCGAGGTACTTCTCCTCGTCGGCGTCGAAGTCGTCGAGCTCGAAGTCGACTTGGGGGATGGACTTCCGAGCCGGCGCCGGTTCGGTGGGAGACAACAAGGGCCTTTCGGTGGGGTTCAGCGCCGCTGCGCCAGGGTGGACGGCGATGTGCCGGGGCGGGCCGGGACCTGCGGCACCTGGGTCGTAGGCATCCGTCGGGCGGCGAACAGTGCGGCGCGTCCGGCGTCGGTGAGGGCGACTGGCTGGCCGGCTTGCACAGGGTGGTCGGTATCCCGGACGACCAGGCCGGCGTCCTCCAGCCGCTGGAGCTTGGCGTGAGGGATGCGGGTGCCGGAGGCGGCTGTGACGGACATCCGGCCGGTCAGCAGGTGTTCGTAGAGTTTGGCGCCGCCGGCGATGGCGAGCAGCGCCGCTTGGTCGTCCGTCGAGAGCTGCTTCGCGTCGGGCACGGAGGCCGGCGCGGCGGCCTCGATGGGCTCCAGGGCGGCGAGCACCTTCCGGGCAGCGGCGTTCCGCGCGTTGGTGGCCTCCTCCAGCTGGTCCACGGTGTGGTCGATACGCGTGAACAGGGCGTCATCGACGTCGAACTCGCCGCTGGAAAGGCGATTGAGGAGTCTGAGGTAGAAGGCGACGCCGATCTGGGACTTGGCCAACTCGCGGTGCCGGTCGACCAGGTGGGCATGTGGCTCGTCGAGGACACCGCGGTCGCGGTAGGCCCACAGGGTGTCGATGTCGTGGCCGGTGACGGCTTCGATGCGATGGTCGAGCGGGGAGACCGCACGCCGGGCTGGTGTCGGCGCGGGTTCAGGGGGCATAGGCGACGCTCCGTGCGTTCAGCGGGTGTGATGGTGCGCAGGGTTCTGTGCGGGACGGGGCAGACCCGGCAGTGCGGTGGGCGGTGGACCGGGCCGAGGCGCGGGAGTGCGGGTGGTCAGCTGCGGGGAACGGGAGCGTGCTGCGTGGGTGCGTGCGCTCAGCGGCCGCCGGGTCATCCCTAGGCGGCGGCCGACCTCGTCGTAGACGTCGTTGCCCGCACGCGGCCGGACCGCGACGACGTGGATCTCCTTCTGGTGCGCGGACTCCGCGGGCGCCATTCGGACGCCGTAGACGACGCGCCAGTCCTTGCGCGAGTCCACGAACAGCTTGCGGTAGCCCTCCAGGTCACCGTCGAGGCGTAGCCCGAAGCGCTGCGCGTTCACGACTTCCTGCAGGTAGGCGAGGGTGAGGTCGCGGATATCGCTGGGGGCCTGGAGGAGGTCGGTCAGCGCGCGGGGGTCGAAGCTCAGGCCGAAGGCGGGCTGTCCCCGTCGCGCGGTCATGACGTCGGCTCGTCCGGGTCCGCGGGCCCGGCGGCTTCCGCCGTGGCCGCCGTCTCCGTGCGCACGGACGGCGGCGGGCCGGGCAGAAGGCGGTGCGCGGGCCGGTCGGGAGAGGTCATGCAGGCCGACAGCGGCCCGCCCGGTGCGCGGATCGCCGCAACGGCGTGGGTGAGGAAGTCCCGGTGCCACACGAACAGGCCGGAGAGTCCGGCTTCGGGGTCCTTGTGCTGCTGGTAGGCGAGCCACAGGGCGTGGAGCCAGGCCACGACATCGTCGTGCTCCTGCCATTGCAGGCACCAGGGCGCCGCGGTGGTGACTTCCGACCCGTACACCGGGAGGAAGAAGTCGTCGACCCAGTCCGACAAGGCGTCGAGTTCGTCCTCCCTTTCCTCCCCGTCGAGTTCCAGGATCGGGCGGGGCTCCGGCGGAGCGGCGGCAGGCGGCCCGCCGAGCCCCGGCATGCCGAACGCGGCGAACGGCGATCCGTTCGGCTCGGGGGCGGACGCGAGGTGGTCGAGTTGCTGCGCCTGTTGCGCCGACTGCTCCATGAGCCGTCGAACGCTCGCCTCGATTCCCTCCAGCTGCGGATCGGGAATGCGAACCGGCTCCAACTCCCCATCGTCAGACGGTTTTATGGATTCGGGCATGAAAAAGTTGGGCCTCCTACGAGACGCTGAATGAGAGAGGGCGAAAGCGGCGATGCGCGGAGCGCCAGCGAGTTACAACTCCGCTTCGTCGGATTGCCGACTAGGGCGCCGGCCGCCTTGACGGGAAGCGCGCTCGCGGCTCAGACGGTGAGAATCACGTCGTCTTGCGTGAGGGTCGCGCGGATCGTTTCGGTGAGCCGGTCGGCAACTGGTGCAGTGCAGTTCTTTCGGATGGGGACTATTCCCATCGGACCGGTGTGTAGCGTGACGCGGGGGTCGGGACTGGGCGGTGTGAGGTCCGTTCCGTCCGACGGAACCTTTCCAACTTCAGACTGACGCCGTGAAGTAAGCGCGAGAACTGCTTTGACCAGGTCGGATATGCGCGCGGTGCTGTAGCGGAGCTTGCGCAGGACGCGCCAGTTCTTGGGGTAGCCATAGCCTGCTCTCCGACGGCGCGGATCTCGACGTCGGAGACGTTGACGGAGATGGCCTCCTGGTTGGGGAAGTCGGGTCCCGTCGAACCGGGGTTGTTGAAGGGCTGGTAATGGTCTCGATCTGCTTGGATGATCGGCAGAGGTGGGGTCCGCGCGCAGGCGAAATGGGATGCGGGCGCTCAGGAGACAGCGGGAGGGGCCCATGGAATGGGTCGTTGGAAGTGGCATGCTCGGGGGCTTGCTACTGATCGCCCTGGGCACGGCGTCGATACGCACCGGCTGGACGTTGCCCAGGGTGGGCCGCCGCGTCACCCGACCCTCGATCTACGGTCTCGGAGTGCTGTTGGTGGGCGTGCCCTGCGTGATACAGGGTCTGTTTTACTTCCGAATCGTGCCAAGCCCGCCTTGGGAGGTCCACTTCTTCGGCGCGAACGCCCTTGTGATCTCGGGGCTGGTCCTTATGGGAGTTGGTCAGATGCTGCCGTCGCGCCATAGGAGCTGAGTGCGTGCTTGTCACCCCGGCCATCGTTGTTCATCGATTCCTGGCAGCCCTTTGGGCTGTCGGTGTGCAGGTCAGGCCGCGGGTCATCAGGGGTGATGAGAGCGCAGGTCAGATGGGCTTTGCTGTGTTGCGGAAGCCCTTCGTAGTCCCTCCTCGTTGCGTTCGGACTCGGTTGCCTTCGGTGCGGCAGTGCGGGCGGCGAGGTAGGAGCTCCAATCGCGTTGTGCGTGGTGTGCCCACTTCAGGGCCGTGTGGATGTGGACATCGAGGAGGGCCGCCAGGACGGGAGCGGGTAGTTCGCCAGCGAGCGCAATCAGGGCCGCGGTGCGCGCTGGCCGGGTGTGAATACCCCGGCGTACGAGTTGGCTATTGAACGCCTTGCGGCTCAGGGGCTGCCCGGGCAGCACGCCGGGGAACAGCCACGATGCCTGGTTGCCCAGCGGGCGTGTCAGGGTGGAGCGTTGGCGCGGTGCCCGTACGAGCTGGTGGATGAGCTCGGCCAACCGGGGCGGTATCCATAGCCGGGCCCGGCCGAGTTGGAGGAACGTCGTTCCCGCGGTGCTGCCTCGGATGTCGTCGGTGGACAGGTGCCGCAGGCGTTCTCCGGGGATGCCATACAGAAGGATAAGGGAGCCGGCAACGCGGACCTCGAGCGGCAACGTCGTGTCGCTCAAGCACTGGCGGAGCTGCTGCCAGCGCTCTTCTTCGGCGAGGATCGGCGCCGCGGTGGCAGCGGGCGGTGTGACGATGGTGTGCGGGACGGCGAGGCCACGCTGGGCAGCCCAGTCGAGGAACTGCTTGATGTCGTAGTGCGAGCGGTTCGCGTCCAGCCAGGTGTCGAGCTGGTCCTGGTCCAGTTGGGCCAGGGTGAGGTGGCGGGCATCGAGCCAGACCAGGAAACCCAGGACGAGGCGGACGCGGCGACGGATGCGCTGGGCTGCAGAGGTGCTGTGCAGCCGTTCGCCTGCTTGGCGACGGGCGCGGCGGAGCAATACCCAGGTGGTGAAGGGCCGCAGCAGCTGGCCGTGGTGCGAGGGCTGATCGGCGAGCAGTGTCTCCAGCCAGACGGTGATGCGTTCGAGGTCATCATTGCGGGCCGGCAGGATGCCGGCGGCGATGAGGGTATGCCGCACATAGCGTTCGGGGCGTCCGGGAGGCAGCTCATCCAGCAGGGCGTGGCTGATCGGCCGGTGGTCGCCGGCCAGCTGGACCAGCAGCCGGGCCGAGGGACTGTCGGACAGCCAGCGCAGGGTACTGACGGGCGAGACAGTGACAGCCAGGAGCGTTACCAAGGGCGCGAGTTGAGGGTGCATGGTGCCGTCGGTGCGGGTGAGGCGGTCGCGGACACGGTGACGTAGAACACAGTGCAAGCACTGGCCGTCGGCGTAGGCGCCCTCATCGGTTCCGCATGTGGCGCAGCGGCAGATCGGACCGGCTCCGGCACACGGTCCGCAGATCGCAGCTTCGCCGATGGTGGGGAGGTGCGCGGTGCCAATGAGCGTGCGGTGGGCACCGCATCGTGCGCAGGGGGCGGGCCGGGTGCGGATGCGCTGGTAGCAGGGCGAACAGACCGGGCCCATCGGCCAGTTCACGGCCACCATGCGTATGCGGCGGCAGCGGGAGCAAAGCCGCTGTGGCAGCGGGCGGCAGGCCCAGCATGTCAGCGTGCCATTGCGCTGCCGGTAACAGGGACGGCGCCGGCCGCAGACCGCGCACGACGTCTCGGTGGTGGGACGCCGGTAGCAGCGGTAGCAGATCTCTCCGCCCGAACTGGCCGGGTCGCTGGCGCGGCGACTGATCCGGGTGAGCTCACCGCAGCCAGAACAGATCCGGCGCGGTTGGCGAGTTCGCGCATAACAGGGCTGACACAACGGTCCGTCCGGGCCGTTGGTCTTGGTCGGAGCGTCCAAGCCGCAGATGGCGCAGGTGCGCACGGGCCGTCGCCAGCAGCATGCACAGACCGGCGAGCCCTGCTCGTCGCGGCCAGCCGGCGCTCGTCGCTTCGTGCAGCGCACGCAGGCGACCAGCACCGCCGGGTCGCGCACGTAGCACCGATTACAGATCCCGCCCTCGGGCCGGCGGGCCATGATCAGCGCAGTTCGGCCGCACCGCGCGCAGGTCTTCGGCTCCCGCTTGGGCGCACATCCTGGGCAGACCCGCCCCTTCGGGCTGCGGCGGAGGTTGGTCGTCAGCGCCCCGCACTGGGCGCAGACCGGGAGCACGACCGGATATCCGGCGGCGTGCAGGCAGTGCGCGAGGCGAACCCACGCCAGTGGGAAGTCCCCGACGGCCCGGCTGGCGGCGTCCGGGTGGCGCAGGAAGACCTCCAGCTCCTTGAGCGGCCGGACCTCCAACGCCCGCGCCTCGGCGAGCAAACCGGCCGTGCTCTTCGCATCCAGCCCCGCCACCCGCGCGGCCAAGGCGGCGACCACCCGCGCTTGTATCTCCACGAGCAAGGCCGCGGCCACGACTCACAGTCCCTGCGGGCGACGAATCCGGGTGCGGCGGACCGGCGGAGGCGGGGTGCCGACGCCGGACTCGGCACGCTTGGGGACCTCCGTGGCGGCCGTGGTGATCTCGATCAGATCGTTCGGCGTGCAGCCGAGGACGTCGCAGAGCGCGGCCAGGGTGTCCATGGACAGCCGCTGCGGGGGCTGGGTCACCAGCCGGTAGACCTGCTCGCGAGACAGGTGGATGCCCCGCTCGGCCAGGAGCGGTCCCAGCTCCGAGGTCTGGAACATCCCCGCGTCCGCCATCAGCCTCCTCAGGTGCCACTGATAGCCCATCTTCTTGATCACGCCGGTGTCATCCCCAACTCATCGCCGTGCGCTTGAAGCGCCTGCACCAGCAGACGGTTCCGGAACTCGTCCGACACGCCCGTGTACAGCGCCGTCGTCGAAGCATGGGCGTGCCCGGCCTGGTCGGTCACGAATCGCTCGGGATAGCCGAACTCGACCAAGTGCGTGATGTACGAATGGCGCAGACAGTGCAGGTCCAGCTCCTGCGGCAACCCTGCTGCCACCCGGGCGTGCACGAATGCCTGGTTCGCGCAGTGCCGCGACAGCCGGCCACGCCGCTCGGTCATCCACAGCGCCGGATGCCGCCCTGGCGCGAACAGCGGACGAATCTCGTCCACCCACTGCTCCAGCACCGGCACGATCCAGTCCATCTCCGGCACGGTCAGTACCGTGCGTCGCTTCGGCGCCCCGCCCCGCGACGCCTTGCCATACCGGACGAAAAACGCCCCGAAGCGGCCGAAGGCCGTCGCCTTGGGATTGTGCCGCAGATCGACCAGATCCAGGCCGCACGTCTCCTGTCGGCGCAGCCCGTAGGCGTACACCGTCTTGAGTACCGCAGCATCCCGCATCGCCGCCAGCGTTCCCTTGCGCCGCCTGGACCGAATCTCCTCCACCCGCCCGTCCGCCGCGTCGAACAGCAACTGCACCTCGTCGTAGCTCAACGGACGCCGCCGGGCATCGCCCTCGTACTCGCTGACGTGGCTGATGCTGTTCCACTCGTGGAAGATCTGCTGTGGTGCCCCGCCGAACCGACGCAGGCACTCCGTCGACCAGCCGTACCGGCGGTCCGTGACGAAATCGCAGAACAGCTGCAACACCACCTGATAACCGCGGGCGGTCGACACCGCGACCGGCCGCCCCGACGCCGTACGCAGTTGGCCGATGAACGCCTCGCCCTCGGCCGGCTGCCACTCCCATGGGTACTGGCCCGAGAACTCGGCGAGCCGGCGCACCAGCGCGATCCGCGGGGCGATCGTCTGGGACTCCTGCAGAAACCGGGCTCGTTGCTGCCGCGCCCACCCCGACAGCATCGCCTCGAACACCGCGGATGCCGGGTCCAGCAGGGCCACATCCTCCACCAGCTCCAATCGCACGGAACCGGCTAACTCACCTGAATTCGCCACCTCGACCTCCGTTGTATCGAATGCAACATTGTTGAGGCTGACGCAGCGTCGGGTCAACACCTGAGGCAGAAGTCCCGGGCGCAGACCCGATGCTCACTCACCTGTCGCCGGGACCAGCAAGTACGAAGTCCTCGCGCGAGAGACTATGTTGCGCTGCCTGCAACAGTCGCTGTTCCGCGATTGACGCGTAGTGCTCGGTCTTCTCCACGCCGATGAAGTCCCTGCCTTCCAGCAGAGCTGCCACCCCCGTGGAGCCGGAGCCGGCACAGAAGTCGAGCACCGTGCCGCCCTCGGGGCTGATCTTGACCAGCTCGCGCATCACCTCGACCGGCTTCTGCGTGATGTGCTGACGCTTCGCCCCCGAGGGCTGCGACGCCGAGTACAAGCCGGGCAGATAGACCGGGTTCCGGGAGCCGTCGATCGCCCCCTTGCTGGCCCAGACAATGAATTCACAGTTCTGGGTGAACCGACCCTTCTGCGGCCTGGCCTGCGGCTTGTGCCAGGCCAGCACGCCGCGCCACAGCCATCCGGCCGCCTGGATCGCGTCCGTCGTGGTGGGCAGCTGGCGCCAGTCAGTGAACAGCAACGCGGTCCCGCCGGTCTTCGTGAGACGGTGGGCTTCGGTCATGATCTGCGTCAGCCAGAACGAGTAAGACCTCTGGTCCATGTTCTCGCCGGTGAAGTCAGCGAGGTCGTTCTTGGAATCGGCAGAGGTGTACTTCTGCTTCGCGGAGCGGGTGGTGCGCTCCTTCGCGGTCCGACCGCCGGAGTTGTACGGCGGATCGGTAATGACAGAGTCGACGCAGCCGTCCGGAAGGCCGGCGAGAACACTGAGGGCGTCGCCCTGGTGCAGGGAGAAAGGCAAAGAGGAACCCCTAATCGGGTGCGGAGTCGCGGAGGGAACTACCCGTCTCGCACAGGAGTCCTCGCGGGCCGGAAGTGGGCATGCAGAAGCCCAGGGCCGCAGACTGAGGAGGGCGAGGGGAGTCCAAAAACTGTAGAGGCGAATCCGCCGACGACCAAGAAGTGCGTTGCTGAGGTGCCGGATTCCGGTACCTCACGCCCACTTTTTGGTCAACCGCCGATCCGCGCCTACTGTTTTTGAACCGCCCGGCGCACACCGCCGCTGGCTACCCTTCCGCCACATCTCACGGAGGTACCCCCTTGCCCCGGCACACCTAGCTCACGGCCCGGCCACGCGGAGCGAGCGGCAACTCGCCCGCGCCGGCCCGTCCCGATCGCCCACCCCGGCCGCCGCGCCCTTCCATCACGCCTCGCGCACGCGGCACGCCGGACACCGCACCTCGAAGGACACGCTCATGACATCTCGCTACCCGCCCATGCCCGAAACCGCTGACCGGCGAGCGATCCGCTCCGGTTGAAGGCGCTCGCCGCCGGCATCGGCGTCGTCTTCCTTTCTCCGATCCTGATCGCCGGCA is drawn from Streptomyces sp. NBC_01717 and contains these coding sequences:
- a CDS encoding winged helix-turn-helix transcriptional regulator: MAITALPPDTDADIARVTEALAMITPRWNVRILLALSGPPLRYSELAAKVSWLQNGQLHPKLKALCDAGLVERTEHTARHVTYGHTERGVALLPVLPMIVTWAEEHLEKPDRPLPAIEQIEDSLTLLTRRHAAATLWVLKSRQEVSGRALARIVMPSSDWTNVYPPLRQLVADGLVDTEGIGRPYRLSAAGDGLSPVLGALSAWSAGQPLNQAAQHPVWGHPQVRPAPRPWVSSPFRPAPAALPQTRTGESSTAWHNRDLFSHATTARPKAAIPAGGPRR
- a CDS encoding helix-turn-helix domain-containing protein, which encodes MIKKMGYQWHLRRLMADAGMFQTSELGPLLAERGIHLSREQVYRLVTQPPQRLSMDTLAALCDVLGCTPNDLIEITTAATEVPKRAESGVGTPPPPVRRTRIRRPQGL
- a CDS encoding regulator codes for the protein MTTLFTSVEVRHAVELLASRSLIRLVTEIDDNGAIPPRRLAGTLPDLSSHQLRRAAEAARAHGLVRTVPGSGLELTESGSELADLYDAAARWARRHAYPAPVCEFSSRIRHVLDLLAPSLMTKNTDGLSRPSAARLPSGEAEADLARPRALLIQWLAGNAQVTRVSEPEPVA
- a CDS encoding SH3 domain-containing protein; this translates as MRSTRIAISAAMLGTLALPVLSATTASAVPAAVTAAPASGCYDLPPLPYTVHAKAVTIRSKASSKSTAVGVLYKSHKFSVSKKSGNWVYIKDKTTGVKGWVSGTYVYRDVRMCLD
- a CDS encoding DUF4913 domain-containing protein; this translates as MEQSAQQAQQLDHLASAPEPNGSPFAAFGMPGLGGPPAAAPPEPRPILELDGEEREDELDALSDWVDDFFLPVYGSEVTTAAPWCLQWQEHDDVVAWLHALWLAYQQHKDPEAGLSGLFVWHRDFLTHAVAAIRAPGGPLSACMTSPDRPAHRLLPGPPPSVRTETAATAEAAGPADPDEPTS
- a CDS encoding tyrosine-type recombinase/integrase — protein: MLTRRCVSLNNVAFDTTEVEVANSGELAGSVRLELVEDVALLDPASAVFEAMLSGWARQQRARFLQESQTIAPRIALVRRLAEFSGQYPWEWQPAEGEAFIGQLRTASGRPVAVSTARGYQVVLQLFCDFVTDRRYGWSTECLRRFGGAPQQIFHEWNSISHVSEYEGDARRRPLSYDEVQLLFDAADGRVEEIRSRRRKGTLAAMRDAAVLKTVYAYGLRRQETCGLDLVDLRHNPKATAFGRFGAFFVRYGKASRGGAPKRRTVLTVPEMDWIVPVLEQWVDEIRPLFAPGRHPALWMTERRGRLSRHCANQAFVHARVAAGLPQELDLHCLRHSYITHLVEFGYPERFVTDQAGHAHASTTALYTGVSDEFRNRLLVQALQAHGDELGMTPA
- a CDS encoding DNA-methyltransferase, encoding MPFSLHQGDALSVLAGLPDGCVDSVITDPPYNSGGRTAKERTTRSAKQKYTSADSKNDLADFTGENMDQRSYSFWLTQIMTEAHRLTKTGGTALLFTDWRQLPTTTDAIQAAGWLWRGVLAWHKPQARPQKGRFTQNCEFIVWASKGAIDGSRNPVYLPGLYSASQPSGAKRQHITQKPVEVMRELVKISPEGGTVLDFCAGSGSTGVAALLEGRDFIGVEKTEHYASIAEQRLLQAAQHSLSREDFVLAGPGDR
- a CDS encoding MFS transporter — protein: MSAAVTPRHARHTAGLMRSIYLPRTADALAFAMSTYGIPLLVLATTRSAALTGAAFALEWIPRLAAFGWAGSMVDRRGAAVVFHLASLGRALALAAGAVLLHLHPSGTAACVTVMVLAATTGVLTEFSYIAAETAGAAAGRRAGARAHRVQTVLLGIDQTATLAGPALAGVLLLAGPSPMLAVITVLSLLAALLALRTSPSPVAPARAPKGQPGAGLLTGWRTIRSIPALGWLVTGLTLSNLATGLLQAAGPVIVVQHFGQSTTAVGLVWSAAAAATLLAVTICRFAIDRLGLWPVGAAGAALASLACLAAAQAPDYRSYLVLVAVLMAGEGGMTVVLRTLRSRLIPPEKFGSTLSATILILLLPFPVAGVLTALTPPDALGHVITVCAALQALGLFCAFARLRTDPALRT